In Vibrio bathopelagicus, one DNA window encodes the following:
- a CDS encoding zinc ribbon domain-containing protein YjdM has product MSLPPCPQCQSEYVYQDQNNLICPECAYEWNPEEERLEREAARVKDVNGAVLDTGDKVTFIKDLKVKGSSSVLKIGTKAVIRRINEGKDHQLDCKLDGGGEMLVTAKYVKKQ; this is encoded by the coding sequence ATGTCTTTACCTCCTTGCCCGCAATGCCAATCTGAATACGTCTATCAAGACCAAAACAACCTAATCTGCCCCGAATGTGCCTACGAATGGAACCCAGAAGAAGAGCGTCTAGAAAGAGAGGCCGCGCGTGTTAAGGACGTTAACGGTGCAGTGTTAGATACCGGCGACAAAGTTACTTTCATTAAAGATCTAAAAGTGAAAGGCAGTTCTAGCGTATTGAAAATCGGTACTAAAGCAGTGATTCGTCGCATCAATGAAGGCAAGGATCACCAGTTAGATTGCAAGCTTGATGGTGGCGGTGAAATGTTGGTAACAGCGAAATACGTGAAAAAGCAGTAA
- a CDS encoding threonine/serine exporter family protein, translating into MPSQFRINKIVEIGDTLHRSGCAPYKLEKYTQFYAKKHGVDVMIQATPTAINYQFPDDNNAVILKRLKPASINLSLLANTIIRINQPSSEPVPEPVGYSKFVTALANMGIPPAYLMLVGSTLEAVGFSALLGLMVWVCQQVLHSRRAIAVEFISALLTGIFVAFLASTGLPIPVWALCIASIVLFVPGLSIANALECLAFNDLVSGTSLLGQSALTLIKLFVGIIMGLNIGEAIWGQAVSIDYTNAVPMWMHISGLVLISVSIGVMFNARPKDILLGLPVAVLGMWGPFYLGFDSGWVVGTWVTTVLITLYGTWIAKKMELTGSIYIVQGIIILVPGSRVLVSASQSVFEQSILPIPSIGLSALFMFSAIVAGQITAYSIYSPKVER; encoded by the coding sequence ATGCCTTCTCAGTTCCGAATTAACAAAATTGTTGAAATTGGTGACACTCTTCATCGCAGTGGCTGTGCTCCTTACAAGCTCGAGAAATACACTCAATTCTATGCAAAAAAGCATGGTGTTGATGTGATGATCCAAGCAACGCCAACTGCGATTAACTATCAATTTCCAGACGATAACAACGCCGTTATTCTTAAGCGTCTAAAGCCTGCTTCTATTAACCTGAGTTTGTTGGCCAATACAATCATTCGCATTAACCAGCCAAGCAGTGAGCCTGTCCCTGAGCCTGTCGGTTATTCTAAATTTGTGACTGCTCTTGCTAATATGGGTATACCGCCTGCGTATTTAATGCTGGTGGGCAGTACGTTGGAAGCGGTCGGCTTTTCTGCGTTATTGGGTTTGATGGTTTGGGTATGTCAGCAAGTTCTTCATTCACGTCGCGCTATTGCGGTTGAGTTCATCTCGGCACTGTTAACGGGTATTTTCGTAGCCTTTTTGGCAAGCACAGGGTTACCGATTCCGGTGTGGGCGCTGTGTATCGCCTCTATTGTATTGTTCGTCCCCGGGTTATCCATAGCCAACGCATTAGAGTGTTTGGCGTTTAATGATCTAGTTTCTGGTACTAGCTTGTTAGGGCAGAGTGCCTTAACCCTGATAAAGCTGTTTGTCGGGATAATTATGGGGCTCAATATTGGTGAAGCGATATGGGGACAAGCGGTCTCCATCGACTATACCAATGCGGTACCGATGTGGATGCATATATCTGGCTTGGTGCTGATCTCTGTATCTATCGGTGTGATGTTCAATGCACGCCCGAAAGACATCTTGCTTGGCTTACCAGTTGCGGTTCTCGGTATGTGGGGACCGTTCTATCTAGGTTTTGATAGTGGTTGGGTTGTAGGCACTTGGGTCACGACGGTTCTTATTACTTTGTACGGAACTTGGATTGCCAAGAAGATGGAGCTCACGGGCTCTATTTATATCGTGCAAGGGATCATCATCTTGGTTCCGGGTAGCCGAGTATTAGTGAGTGCTAGCCAGTCAGTGTTTGAACAATCGATTTTGCCGATTCCAAGTATTGGTTTGTCTGCGTTATTCATGTTCTCGGCAATCGTGGCAGGGCAAATCACCGCTTACTCCATTTACTCACCAAAAGTTGAACGCTAA
- the copI gene encoding copper-resistant cuproprotein CopI has translation MKKTMIAIALTLTTATAFAEMGHSKMDDSMMKNGEMDHSMMDGSMMKNGEMDYSKMDHSMMKNGKMDHSKMMSMDGMMDMEGMSEVGMPAKGAKPDKVVHVLLSDDMKITFKNKVDIEPNDVVQFVVMNTGKIDHEFSIGSATEQLEHREMMKKMGNHAHDSGSTVTVKPGKAKQLLWHFHGDNNVEFACNIPGHAEAGMVKSITL, from the coding sequence ATGAAAAAAACGATGATTGCTATTGCCCTAACGCTAACTACTGCGACAGCTTTTGCTGAAATGGGTCACTCTAAGATGGATGATTCAATGATGAAGAACGGTGAAATGGATCACTCTATGATGGACGGCTCGATGATGAAAAATGGCGAGATGGACTACTCTAAGATGGATCATTCAATGATGAAGAATGGCAAAATGGATCATTCAAAAATGATGAGCATGGACGGAATGATGGATATGGAAGGCATGTCTGAAGTGGGTATGCCTGCTAAGGGAGCTAAGCCAGATAAAGTCGTTCACGTTCTGCTAAGTGACGATATGAAAATCACTTTCAAAAATAAAGTCGATATTGAGCCCAATGATGTGGTTCAGTTTGTAGTGATGAACACCGGTAAGATTGACCACGAGTTCTCTATTGGTTCTGCAACAGAGCAGTTAGAGCATCGTGAAATGATGAAAAAGATGGGTAACCATGCGCACGATTCCGGTAGCACTGTTACCGTTAAACCTGGCAAGGCGAAGCAACTGCTTTGGCACTTCCATGGTGATAACAACGTAGAATTCGCATGCAATATTCCTGGTCACGCAGAAGCGGGTATGGTGAAGTCGATAACGCTTTAG
- a CDS encoding efflux RND transporter permease subunit, with translation MINAIIRWSISNRFLVLVATMAIVFGGLYSVKNTPVDAIPDLSDVQVIIKTSYPGQAPQVVEDQVTYPLTTAMLAVPGAETVRGYSFFGDSYVYIIFNDDTDMYWARSRVLEYLSQVAPNLPSSAKPTLGPDATGVGWVYSYVLQDKTGQHDLAELRSLQDWFLKYELQTVDGVSEVATVGGMVKQYQVQIDPAKLRAYDLTLQQVNMAIQNGNQETGASVVEIAEAEHMVRTTGYLTSIEDIQSLPLKVTDKGTPLLLGDIADINLGPQMRRGISELNGEGEAVGGVIVMRFGENASEVIDSVKNKLAELQAGLPDGVEIVATYDRSTLIDSAVENLWKKLAEEFLVVAIVCALFLFHIRSSLVIALSLPVGILGAFIVMHWQGINANIMSLGGIAIAIGAMVDGAIVMIENVHKHIERTPLTDKNRWQVIGKAAEEVGAPLFFSLIIITLSFVPVFALEGQEGKMFSPLAFTKTYAMAAAAGLAITLVPVLMGYFIRGNVLPEHKNPVNRSLVAMYKPLLNLSLKYPKVMIVIALGLMASAYYPTSKLGSEFIPPLDEGDLMYMPTTYPGISIGKARELLQQTNKLIKTIPEVETTWGKIGRAETATDPAPLTMIETVIQLKPRDEWRDGVTTESLRKEFDELIQFPGLTNAWVMPIKTRIDMLATGIKTPIGIKIAGPDLSVIEDIGSQLEPILNGVSGTASVYAERVAGGRYVTIDIKRRSAARYGLSIKEVQQVISTAVGGMNVGETVEGLERYPINVRYPQDYRDSVVKLQGLPLVTPNGARIALSDVADIRYEDGPPMIKTENARPNGWVFVDIDGRDLGSYVAEAQKVVAEQVVLPAGYSLAWSGQYEYMERAKERLSVVVPITIAIIMLLLYLSFRRVGEVMMIMLTLPLAMVGGLWLMHVLNYNFSIAVGVGFIALAGVAVEIGVIMLVYLNQAWHYKKLDAEQNQQKLQLTDLTDAIREGAGLRVRPVMMTVLTVIIGLIPIMYGEGTGSEVMQRIAAPMIGGMASALLLTLLVLPAIFKLWKQREITQIEKELNK, from the coding sequence ATGATCAATGCAATCATTCGTTGGTCTATCAGTAACCGATTCTTGGTTCTGGTCGCGACCATGGCGATAGTGTTTGGTGGTCTATACAGCGTTAAAAATACGCCCGTCGATGCTATCCCTGATTTATCTGATGTTCAGGTGATCATTAAAACCAGTTATCCGGGTCAAGCGCCGCAAGTGGTCGAAGATCAGGTAACGTATCCATTAACCACCGCCATGCTGGCTGTACCGGGAGCTGAAACAGTTCGTGGGTACTCTTTCTTTGGTGATTCGTATGTCTACATTATTTTCAATGATGATACCGACATGTACTGGGCGCGTTCACGTGTATTGGAATACCTAAGTCAAGTTGCACCTAACCTACCATCAAGTGCTAAGCCAACATTAGGGCCAGATGCAACCGGTGTGGGCTGGGTTTACAGCTATGTATTGCAAGACAAAACAGGTCAGCACGACCTTGCGGAACTTCGTAGCCTGCAAGATTGGTTCTTGAAGTACGAGCTACAAACTGTCGATGGCGTCTCTGAAGTGGCGACCGTGGGCGGCATGGTGAAGCAATACCAGGTGCAGATTGATCCTGCCAAGCTGCGTGCTTACGACTTAACGCTTCAGCAAGTCAATATGGCGATCCAAAACGGTAATCAAGAAACCGGTGCCTCGGTGGTTGAAATTGCTGAAGCTGAGCACATGGTTCGCACTACGGGTTACCTGACGAGTATTGAAGACATCCAATCACTTCCATTAAAAGTGACCGACAAAGGTACACCGTTGCTATTGGGTGATATTGCCGACATTAACCTTGGTCCGCAGATGCGTCGTGGTATCTCTGAATTGAATGGTGAAGGTGAAGCGGTTGGTGGCGTTATCGTGATGCGCTTTGGCGAAAATGCCAGTGAAGTGATTGACTCTGTTAAGAATAAACTCGCAGAGCTGCAAGCCGGTTTACCAGATGGCGTTGAAATTGTCGCCACCTATGACCGTTCAACTCTGATTGATTCTGCGGTTGAAAACTTATGGAAAAAGCTAGCCGAAGAGTTCCTAGTCGTGGCGATTGTGTGTGCGCTGTTTCTATTTCACATTCGTTCGTCTTTGGTTATCGCACTGAGCTTACCTGTTGGTATCTTGGGGGCGTTCATCGTTATGCACTGGCAGGGCATTAATGCGAACATCATGTCCCTCGGTGGTATCGCCATAGCCATTGGTGCGATGGTGGATGGTGCTATTGTGATGATAGAGAACGTTCATAAACACATAGAACGAACGCCGTTGACCGATAAGAACCGTTGGCAGGTGATTGGTAAAGCGGCAGAAGAAGTCGGTGCTCCGCTGTTCTTCTCACTCATCATCATTACCTTGAGTTTTGTGCCTGTGTTCGCGTTAGAAGGGCAAGAAGGCAAGATGTTCTCGCCTCTAGCGTTTACTAAAACGTATGCAATGGCTGCAGCAGCAGGTTTAGCGATCACGCTTGTGCCAGTGCTAATGGGTTACTTCATTCGTGGCAACGTACTACCTGAACACAAAAACCCCGTGAACCGTAGTTTAGTCGCGATGTATAAGCCATTGCTCAACTTAAGCCTTAAGTATCCAAAAGTGATGATTGTCATCGCGCTAGGCTTGATGGCTTCTGCGTATTACCCAACCAGTAAGCTTGGTAGTGAGTTCATTCCTCCTTTGGATGAAGGTGACTTGATGTACATGCCAACCACTTATCCAGGGATCTCGATAGGTAAAGCGCGTGAATTGCTCCAGCAAACCAACAAGTTAATTAAAACCATCCCAGAAGTTGAAACTACATGGGGAAAAATCGGACGTGCAGAAACGGCAACGGATCCCGCACCTCTGACCATGATTGAAACGGTTATTCAGCTAAAACCTCGCGATGAGTGGCGTGACGGTGTCACTACGGAGTCATTGCGTAAAGAGTTCGATGAGCTGATTCAGTTCCCTGGTTTAACCAATGCTTGGGTAATGCCAATCAAAACTCGTATCGATATGTTAGCGACGGGCATCAAAACCCCAATCGGCATCAAAATCGCAGGTCCAGATCTTAGTGTCATTGAGGACATTGGCTCTCAGCTTGAACCTATCTTAAATGGTGTCAGCGGAACGGCTTCTGTATACGCCGAGCGTGTAGCTGGTGGACGCTATGTCACGATAGACATCAAGCGCCGCTCAGCAGCTCGTTATGGATTGAGCATCAAAGAGGTTCAGCAGGTTATCTCAACCGCTGTTGGTGGGATGAATGTAGGTGAAACTGTGGAGGGGCTGGAGCGCTATCCAATCAACGTTCGATACCCACAAGATTACCGAGATTCAGTCGTGAAATTACAGGGTTTGCCATTGGTGACACCAAATGGAGCTCGTATTGCGCTATCTGATGTCGCAGACATTCGTTATGAAGACGGTCCACCAATGATCAAAACAGAGAATGCGCGTCCTAATGGTTGGGTGTTCGTTGATATTGATGGTCGTGATCTTGGGTCATATGTCGCTGAAGCGCAAAAGGTGGTTGCTGAGCAAGTCGTATTGCCTGCGGGTTACTCGCTCGCTTGGTCTGGCCAATATGAATACATGGAGCGCGCAAAAGAGCGCTTGAGTGTGGTGGTTCCTATCACCATTGCCATCATTATGTTGTTGCTCTACCTAAGTTTCCGTCGTGTCGGGGAAGTCATGATGATCATGCTGACACTGCCGCTAGCGATGGTGGGTGGTCTTTGGCTGATGCATGTCCTCAACTACAACTTCTCAATTGCGGTGGGTGTTGGCTTCATCGCGCTAGCCGGTGTTGCGGTAGAGATAGGTGTCATCATGTTGGTGTACCTCAACCAGGCGTGGCATTACAAAAAACTCGATGCCGAACAGAACCAACAAAAACTTCAACTTACTGATTTAACCGATGCCATTCGTGAGGGGGCAGGGCTTCGAGTTCGTCCTGTAATGATGACCGTGCTTACCGTCATTATCGGTTTGATTCCAATCATGTACGGCGAAGGCACAGGTTCGGAAGTTATGCAGAGAATAGCTGCGCCGATGATAGGGGGAATGGCGTCTGCGCTACTGCTTACTCTGCTGGTGTTACCTGCAATCTTTAAGTTATGGAAACAGCGTGAAATTACCCAGATTGAAAAGGAATTGAATAAGTAA
- a CDS encoding efflux RND transporter periplasmic adaptor subunit translates to MKSVKVATIALLVGGALGFSANYFLLNSTHDMSAMGGASAASSAEDASNEPLYWVAPMDPNYQRDKPGQSPMGMDLIPVYADDLSGGTDKAGTVFIDSSVENNLGVKTASVEFEALSPRIETVGYVAFDESTLWQTNVRAAGWVEKLYINAVGEKVNKGDVLFTLYSPELVKAQEELISAYKTGRKGLIKGSTERLITLGVDKAQIRSITRQGKASQTIEIKAPANGVIASLNIREGGYLSPAQAVISAGPLNEVWVDAEVFERQAHWISFGSNAEMTLDAIPGKEWQGNVDYVYPILDPKTRTLRVRLKFSNPNGELKPNMFANIALKPISDDVVLTIPRSSVIHSGGMTRVVLSEGEGKYRSARIEVGREAGDKVEVLQGLEQGEKIVTSAHFMLDSESSQSADLSRINGVEEQAETVWAKGEISDVMQGSRMVTINHQPVPEWEWPGMVMNFTFAEGLDMSDVKRGQVIDFEMMKTESGQYEVVDYKVNEHQMAGEVWVKGQITMLMADFGMLTVNHKPVPEWDWKAGEMNFQASEDLDLSEFSEGQPIRFLVAKQGSDYVLKSLEAGEGTL, encoded by the coding sequence ATGAAATCAGTAAAAGTCGCGACAATCGCTTTATTGGTCGGTGGTGCATTAGGTTTTAGTGCGAACTACTTTCTCTTGAATTCAACTCACGATATGTCAGCAATGGGCGGCGCAAGTGCGGCGAGCTCGGCTGAGGATGCAAGCAACGAACCACTGTATTGGGTCGCGCCAATGGATCCCAATTATCAGCGTGACAAGCCAGGCCAGTCACCAATGGGAATGGATCTAATCCCGGTGTATGCCGATGACCTAAGTGGTGGTACAGACAAGGCTGGCACCGTGTTCATTGATTCATCAGTGGAAAATAATCTTGGTGTGAAAACAGCGAGTGTTGAGTTTGAAGCTTTGTCACCACGAATTGAAACCGTTGGTTATGTGGCGTTTGACGAAAGTACGTTATGGCAAACCAATGTAAGGGCAGCAGGCTGGGTAGAGAAGCTTTATATCAATGCTGTCGGAGAGAAGGTGAATAAGGGTGATGTACTGTTCACTCTCTACTCTCCAGAACTTGTCAAAGCCCAAGAAGAACTGATAAGTGCTTATAAAACGGGTCGTAAAGGGTTGATCAAAGGCTCGACTGAACGCTTGATTACCTTAGGTGTAGATAAAGCTCAGATACGTTCGATTACTCGCCAAGGCAAGGCCTCGCAAACCATAGAAATCAAAGCTCCCGCGAATGGCGTTATCGCGAGTCTCAACATCCGAGAAGGTGGTTATCTTTCGCCGGCGCAAGCGGTAATCAGTGCTGGGCCTCTCAATGAGGTGTGGGTCGATGCCGAAGTGTTTGAACGTCAAGCTCACTGGATCTCATTTGGCAGCAATGCAGAGATGACGCTGGACGCGATTCCCGGCAAGGAGTGGCAGGGGAATGTGGATTACGTGTATCCCATCCTTGATCCTAAAACTCGCACCTTGCGCGTGCGTTTGAAGTTCTCTAACCCAAATGGCGAGCTTAAACCGAACATGTTCGCAAATATCGCGCTGAAACCAATTAGTGATGATGTCGTACTTACAATACCAAGGTCGTCGGTTATTCATTCCGGTGGCATGACGCGAGTTGTGCTTTCTGAAGGTGAGGGTAAATATCGCTCTGCACGAATAGAGGTAGGCCGTGAAGCTGGTGACAAGGTTGAGGTTCTACAAGGCCTTGAGCAAGGCGAAAAGATTGTTACATCTGCACACTTCATGCTTGATTCGGAATCTAGCCAGTCCGCTGATCTGTCTCGAATTAATGGTGTGGAAGAGCAAGCCGAAACGGTTTGGGCAAAAGGTGAAATTTCGGATGTGATGCAAGGTAGTCGCATGGTGACCATCAATCACCAACCTGTACCTGAGTGGGAATGGCCGGGCATGGTAATGAATTTTACTTTTGCCGAAGGTTTAGACATGAGTGACGTTAAGCGTGGTCAAGTTATTGATTTTGAAATGATGAAGACAGAATCAGGTCAATATGAGGTTGTTGACTACAAGGTCAACGAACACCAAATGGCGGGCGAAGTTTGGGTGAAAGGACAAATCACAATGCTGATGGCGGACTTCGGTATGCTTACGGTAAATCACAAGCCCGTACCAGAGTGGGATTGGAAGGCCGGAGAAATGAACTTCCAAGCGAGTGAAGACCTTGACCTATCCGAATTTTCTGAGGGTCAACCGATTCGGTTTCTAGTGGCCAAGCAAGGTTCTGATTATGTACTCAAATCTTTAGAAGCAGGTGAGGGTACACTATGA